One Ranitomeya imitator isolate aRanImi1 chromosome 1, aRanImi1.pri, whole genome shotgun sequence DNA window includes the following coding sequences:
- the LOC138672790 gene encoding uncharacterized protein, with protein sequence MDFSRKLFYVTGIIIVQLCNCNISSDFLPSPSLVVRPTQTIYDKGQKITLICSPPNNINAEGIRYFRNVTTIIHTDRKKEAMTHYTMIIQKKKDDGVYNCDYWVNTDGKNKLSLGSNEVNIIITDSSTDNGSTPSWIHYITGGIVIFCVSLISCLLYKRAQRSRSPNRASENHSIYHNSGHDISQEPVRNLSKSALVHNQLINPIYSIIFQNPTPASEQLLSMEANTMMTDPRGHVAEGFQAYLEPATFSKDQETAHIYSEIGTEMYPNNNNHQHPTPNSKDFSLKLSNSTLYSTAHVIPLLSSTSESNMMEPPNH encoded by the exons ATTTTCTTCCATCACCTTCTCTCGTTGTGAGACCAACACAAACTATATATGACAAAGGACAGAAAATCACTCTGATTTGCTCCCCTCCAAATAACATTAATGCAGAAGGAATCCGCTATTTCAGGAATGTGACTACTATCATACATACTGATAGAAAAAAAGAAGCAATGACCCATTACACAATGATTATACAGAAGAAAAAAGATGATGGTGTTTATAATTGTGATTACTGggtaaatactgatggaaaaaataAACTATCGCTTGGTAGTAATGAAGTGAATATCATAATAACAG ATTCAAGCACTGATAATGGTTCCACACCATCTTGGATACATTATATCACAGGAGGAATTGTCATTTTCTGTGTGTCCTTAATATCATGCCTACTTTACAAGAGAGCACAGAGAA GTAGAAGTCCAAATAGAGCCTCCGAAAATCAT TCAATATACCATAATTCAGGACATGATATTTCCCAAGAGCCTGTGAGAAATCTCTCTAAATCAGCATTGGTGCATAATCAGTTAATCAATCCAATTTATTCAATAATATTCCAAAATCCAACACCAGCAAGTGAACAACTTTTATCTATGGAAGCAAACACCATGATGACTGATCCAAGAGGTCATGTAGCTGAAGGTTTCCAGGCTTATTTGGAACCAGCCACTTTTTCCAAAGATCAAGAAACAGCTCACATCTATTCTGAAATTGGAACAGAGATGTACCCTAACAATAACAACCATCAACATCCGACCCCAAACTCCAAGGATTTTTCACTTAAGTTGTCGAATAGCACCCTGTATAGCACTGCACACGTCATTCCTCTGTTATCTTCTACTTCCGAAAGTAATATGATGGAACCGCCAAATCATTAA